In Bacillus sp. BGMRC 2118, a single window of DNA contains:
- a CDS encoding proline dehydrogenase has translation MEQLMRNFFLWLSKNKTFTKLARKYGLKFGAGRFVAGETINLAVNAIKDLNKKGLAVTIDYLGEFVDTEAEANEMANGSIEAIKAIGREKLNSQLSLKMTSMGLDISDEVVMRNMRRILEVAKENNVFVTIDMEDYSRCAKTIDIFKQLRSEYDNIGTVLQAYLYRVADDVADLNQFKPNLRLVKGAYKESPEVAFPEKSDVDENFKKIIRMHLENGNYTAVATHDDAMIEYTKEVVKELNIPNSQFEFQMLFGIRPERHLELVKEGYTMRVYVPYGTDWYGYFMRRLAERPANVAFVLKGVFGK, from the coding sequence ATGGAGCAGCTTATGCGTAACTTTTTTTTATGGTTATCTAAAAATAAAACCTTTACGAAATTAGCTAGAAAATATGGACTTAAATTTGGTGCAGGAAGATTCGTAGCAGGTGAAACGATTAATCTTGCCGTTAATGCCATTAAAGATCTTAATAAGAAGGGCCTGGCTGTGACAATTGACTATCTAGGTGAGTTTGTTGATACAGAGGCAGAAGCAAATGAAATGGCTAATGGTTCTATTGAAGCAATTAAAGCAATAGGACGTGAGAAGCTAAATTCTCAGCTTTCACTAAAGATGACATCAATGGGATTAGATATTTCGGATGAAGTCGTAATGAGAAATATGCGTCGTATATTAGAAGTTGCAAAAGAAAACAACGTATTTGTTACAATCGACATGGAAGACTATTCTCGTTGTGCGAAGACGATTGATATCTTTAAACAGCTGCGCAGTGAATATGACAACATTGGGACAGTATTGCAAGCGTATTTATATCGTGTTGCAGATGATGTAGCAGATCTAAACCAATTCAAGCCAAACCTGCGTCTAGTAAAGGGAGCATACAAGGAATCACCAGAAGTAGCCTTCCCTGAGAAATCAGATGTAGATGAGAACTTCAAAAAAATTATTAGAATGCATCTTGAAAATGGGAACTACACAGCGGTTGCGACTCATGACGATGCAATGATCGAATATACAAAAGAAGTTGTAAAGGAACTAAATATTCCAAACAGCCAGTTTGAATTCCAAATGTTATTCGGAATTCGTCCTGAACGACACCTGGAACTAGTGAAAGAAGGCTACACCATGAGAGTATATGTACCATACGGAACAGATTGGTACGGATATTTTATGAGACGATTAGCAGAACGTCCTGCTAACGTAGCGTTCGTATTAAAAGGTGTATTTGGTAAATAA
- a CDS encoding YuzL family protein, translating to MAKHKKNPSKAGVSAASVKGDAGPSVSSDFGGKTQSTNQQYKKQNMGH from the coding sequence ATGGCGAAGCATAAAAAGAACCCGTCTAAGGCAGGGGTTAGTGCTGCAAGTGTTAAGGGAGATGCAGGCCCTTCTGTTTCTTCTGACTTCGGTGGTAAGACACAAAGCACGAACCAACAATACAAAAAGCAGAATATGGGGCATTAA
- a CDS encoding 3-hydroxyacyl-CoA dehydrogenase — MSRSIRKVAVLGSGVMGSGIAAHLANIGIPSLLLDIVPRELTEDEKKKGLTLEDKVVRNRFSQTALQKLLKQKPAPLTSKENLSLIEAGNLEDDLARLKDVDWIIEVVVENLAVKKQVFTKIDEVKKPGAIVSSNTSGISIEAMAEGRSEDFCKNFLGTHFFNPPRYLKLLEVIPTKDTDPEVLSFMKTFGEDILGKGVVEAKDTPNFIANRIGTYGLLVTVREMLKGGYSVGEVDSVTGPLIGRPKSATFRTLDVVGLDTFIHVANNVFEQVEGAEKEVFEVPAFMKSMLEKGWLGSKSGQGFFLKQGKEILELNPETLEYEARKKLSAPSIDLAKQAKGADKLKALVYADDRAGQLLWNIISPALVYSAELAGVIADDIVAIDNAMKWGFGWNQGPFELWDAIGLENSVKKMQAEGTQVPVWVLDMLNNGQTSFYKKENSETLYVSGGSYEATKVNPKVINLKGLKEKNGVIKKNSGASLIDLGDGVAALEFHSPNNAIGPDITQMINFAIEEVDRNYEGLIIGNQGKNFCVGANLAMILMEAQDDNFFELDMVVRQFQQTMMNIKYSPKPVVAAPFGMTLGGGSEVCLPAAHIQASSESYMGLVEVGVGLIPGGGGNKELYIRHLNGLPNGVEKDLQKITNHVFETIAMAKVSTSAEEARTNNFLSRTDGISVNADHLLHDAKNAVLALASKGYQAPKRKKVPVVGETGYATLLLGIESMLYSGYISEHDKKIAQKLAFVLAGGRVPFGTEVDEQYLLDLEREAFLSLVAEPKSQQRMQHMLVKGKPLRN; from the coding sequence TTGAGTCGAAGCATCCGAAAAGTAGCGGTATTAGGATCGGGAGTTATGGGTTCTGGCATTGCTGCACACTTAGCCAACATCGGGATTCCATCATTATTACTTGATATTGTTCCTAGAGAACTTACAGAAGACGAAAAAAAGAAAGGGCTTACACTAGAGGATAAGGTAGTTCGTAACCGTTTCAGCCAAACAGCCCTTCAAAAATTGTTAAAGCAAAAGCCTGCTCCATTAACGTCAAAAGAGAATTTATCTCTTATTGAGGCAGGAAATTTAGAGGATGATTTAGCACGTCTTAAGGACGTTGATTGGATTATAGAAGTAGTAGTAGAAAATTTAGCAGTGAAAAAGCAAGTTTTCACAAAAATTGATGAAGTGAAAAAGCCAGGAGCAATTGTAAGTTCAAACACTTCTGGTATTTCCATCGAGGCTATGGCAGAAGGGCGTTCAGAGGATTTCTGCAAAAACTTCCTTGGAACACACTTTTTCAACCCACCTCGTTATTTAAAACTTCTTGAAGTGATTCCGACAAAGGATACTGATCCTGAAGTTTTATCATTTATGAAAACATTCGGTGAAGATATTCTTGGTAAGGGTGTAGTTGAAGCAAAGGACACACCAAACTTTATCGCAAACCGTATCGGTACATACGGCTTGCTTGTAACGGTTAGAGAGATGCTTAAAGGTGGATACAGTGTTGGAGAAGTTGATTCTGTAACAGGTCCATTAATCGGCAGACCCAAAAGTGCAACATTTAGAACACTTGATGTTGTAGGATTAGACACATTCATTCACGTTGCGAACAATGTATTTGAGCAAGTGGAAGGTGCAGAGAAGGAAGTATTCGAGGTTCCTGCATTTATGAAGTCTATGTTGGAAAAAGGCTGGTTAGGAAGCAAGTCTGGCCAAGGGTTCTTCTTAAAGCAAGGAAAAGAAATTCTTGAACTAAATCCTGAAACACTTGAGTATGAGGCGAGAAAGAAGCTATCTGCTCCGTCTATTGACTTGGCAAAGCAAGCAAAAGGTGCTGACAAGCTAAAAGCTCTTGTTTATGCTGATGATCGTGCTGGCCAATTACTTTGGAACATTATTAGCCCGGCGCTAGTATATTCAGCTGAATTAGCAGGCGTTATTGCTGATGATATTGTTGCAATTGATAATGCGATGAAGTGGGGATTTGGTTGGAACCAAGGTCCATTTGAACTGTGGGATGCCATTGGCTTAGAAAACTCAGTGAAGAAGATGCAGGCTGAAGGCACTCAAGTACCAGTATGGGTACTAGATATGCTAAATAATGGCCAAACATCATTCTATAAAAAAGAAAACAGTGAAACATTATATGTTTCAGGTGGAAGCTATGAAGCAACAAAAGTAAACCCAAAGGTAATTAACCTTAAAGGGTTAAAAGAGAAAAACGGTGTCATTAAGAAAAATAGTGGTGCGAGTTTAATAGATTTAGGTGATGGTGTTGCGGCGTTAGAATTCCATTCTCCGAACAATGCTATCGGACCAGATATTACACAAATGATTAATTTTGCGATTGAAGAAGTAGATCGTAATTATGAAGGACTTATTATCGGGAACCAAGGGAAAAACTTCTGTGTAGGTGCTAACCTTGCAATGATTTTAATGGAAGCCCAAGATGATAATTTCTTTGAACTAGATATGGTGGTTCGTCAGTTCCAACAAACAATGATGAACATTAAATACAGTCCGAAGCCGGTCGTTGCCGCACCATTTGGTATGACACTTGGTGGAGGGTCAGAAGTATGTTTACCAGCTGCTCACATTCAAGCATCAAGTGAGTCATACATGGGATTAGTTGAAGTTGGTGTAGGTTTAATTCCTGGTGGAGGCGGTAACAAAGAACTTTATATCCGTCATCTGAATGGACTTCCAAATGGAGTTGAAAAAGACCTTCAAAAGATTACAAACCATGTATTCGAAACGATTGCAATGGCGAAGGTTTCTACTTCAGCAGAAGAAGCTAGAACAAATAACTTCCTATCTAGAACAGATGGAATCAGTGTAAATGCAGATCATCTGTTACATGATGCAAAAAATGCCGTTCTTGCACTTGCTAGCAAAGGCTATCAAGCTCCAAAACGTAAAAAGGTACCAGTTGTTGGGGAAACAGGTTATGCGACATTACTGTTAGGTATTGAGTCTATGTTGTATTCTGGTTACATTTCAGAGCATGACAAAAAGATCGCTCAAAAACTGGCATTCGTTTTAGCTGGTGGAAGAGTTCCATTTGGTACTGAAGTAGATGAGCAGTATTTATTAGATCTAGAAAGAGAAGCATTCTTAAGCTTAGTTGCTGAACCGAAATCACAGCAACGTATGCAACACATGCTAGTAAAAGGAAAACCATTACGTAACTAA
- a CDS encoding acetyl-CoA C-acetyltransferase, producing the protein MREAVIVAGARTPVGKAKRGSLANVRPDDLGALVVKETLRRANNYEGTIDDLIIGCAMPEAEQGLNMARNIGGLAGLPSNVPAITINRYCSSGLQSIAYGAEKIMLGHADTILAGGVESMSMVPMVGHNVRPNVKLVETAPEYYMGMGHTAEQVAQKYGVTREEQDAFAVRSHQRAAAAIAEGRFQDEIVPVDVVVNGVDAKNKPTQKTFTFSEDEGVRLETTTEVLGKLRPAFNVKGSVTAGNSSQMSDGAAAVLLMDKEKALAEGLQPLAKFHAYAVAGVPPEVMGIGPIAAIPKALKLAGLELSDIGLFELNEAFASQSIAVIRELGLNEDIVNVNGGAIALGHPLGCSGAKLTLSLIHEMRRRDVKYGVVTMCIGGGMGAAGVFELL; encoded by the coding sequence GTGAGAGAAGCAGTTATCGTGGCAGGTGCAAGAACTCCAGTGGGTAAGGCAAAACGTGGATCACTTGCAAATGTACGCCCAGATGATTTAGGGGCACTTGTTGTAAAAGAAACGCTTAGACGAGCAAACAATTATGAAGGAACTATCGATGATTTAATTATCGGTTGTGCAATGCCAGAGGCAGAACAAGGACTGAACATGGCGAGAAATATCGGAGGATTAGCGGGTCTACCATCAAACGTCCCTGCAATTACAATTAACCGTTATTGCTCATCAGGTCTTCAAAGTATTGCATACGGGGCAGAGAAAATTATGCTCGGTCATGCTGATACAATCTTAGCAGGTGGCGTGGAGTCCATGAGTATGGTGCCTATGGTAGGGCATAATGTCAGACCAAACGTAAAGCTTGTTGAGACAGCACCTGAGTACTATATGGGAATGGGTCATACTGCTGAGCAAGTAGCGCAAAAATACGGAGTTACTCGCGAAGAACAAGACGCATTTGCTGTTAGAAGTCACCAACGTGCAGCAGCAGCGATTGCAGAAGGCAGATTCCAAGATGAAATCGTACCAGTTGATGTTGTGGTCAATGGAGTGGATGCAAAGAACAAGCCGACACAAAAGACATTTACCTTCTCTGAGGACGAAGGCGTCCGCTTAGAAACAACAACAGAAGTTCTAGGGAAATTGCGACCAGCATTTAATGTAAAAGGAAGTGTAACAGCTGGGAACTCTTCACAAATGAGTGATGGAGCAGCTGCCGTTCTTCTAATGGATAAAGAAAAAGCATTAGCAGAAGGTTTGCAACCACTTGCGAAATTCCATGCCTATGCTGTTGCGGGAGTACCACCAGAAGTAATGGGGATCGGACCTATTGCAGCCATTCCAAAAGCGTTAAAACTTGCAGGACTTGAGCTATCAGACATTGGTTTGTTCGAGTTAAACGAAGCATTTGCTTCTCAATCGATTGCTGTTATTCGTGAGCTTGGCTTGAACGAAGATATTGTCAACGTAAATGGTGGAGCAATTGCATTAGGACATCCACTAGGCTGTTCTGGTGCGAAATTAACTCTTTCATTAATTCATGAAATGAGAAGACGAGATGTGAAATACGGTGTCGTAACAATGTGTATCGGTGGCGGAATGGGTGCTGCTGGTGTATTTGAACTACTATAA
- a CDS encoding acyl-CoA dehydrogenase, translating to MSKTTEELIKGGSFLIEEVDANRVFTPEDFTEEHKMIAKTTEEFVVNEVLPELEDIENHQFDKSVKLLKQAGELGLLGADVPEEYGGLGLDKISSAVITEKFARAGSFSLSYGAHVGIGSLPIVLFGNEEQKQKYLPYLATGEKIAAYALTEPGSGSDALGAKATAKLNAEGTHYVINGEKQWITNSGFADVFVVYAKVDGEHFSAFIVEKEFSGVSTGPEEKKMGIKGSSTRTLILEDALVPKENLLGELGKGHVIAFNILNIGRYKLAVGTIGGSKRILEVSAQYANQRQQFKTPISSFSLIQEKLANMSTMLYAMESSVYRTVGLFEERFSKLSDEEVKDGRAVAASVAEYAIECSLNKVFGSETLDYIADEGVQIHGGYGFMQEYEVERAYRDSRINRIFEGTNEINRLLVPGTFVRKAMKGELPLFQKAMALQEELMMLMPEEVGEEVLEQEKYLVRNAKKIGLLLAGLAAQKFGKALEKEQEILVNIADIINDVFAMESALLRTEKAINNTGLEKNKQKVLYTQVFCQEAFNRIEAHAKETLIATEQGDTLRMMLSALKKFTRHTPINVIAKKREIAASIIEAEKFTV from the coding sequence ATGTCAAAAACGACTGAAGAACTAATCAAAGGCGGTAGCTTTTTAATTGAAGAAGTAGATGCAAATCGTGTGTTTACTCCGGAGGATTTCACTGAAGAGCATAAAATGATTGCAAAAACTACAGAAGAGTTTGTAGTGAACGAAGTGCTTCCTGAACTAGAGGACATTGAAAACCATCAGTTTGATAAGTCTGTAAAGCTTTTAAAGCAAGCTGGTGAATTAGGTTTACTTGGAGCAGACGTTCCTGAAGAGTACGGCGGACTTGGGCTTGATAAGATCAGTTCTGCAGTAATCACAGAAAAATTTGCTCGTGCAGGTAGCTTCTCCCTATCATACGGTGCTCACGTTGGGATCGGATCATTACCAATCGTATTATTCGGTAACGAAGAGCAAAAGCAAAAATATTTACCATACTTAGCAACTGGTGAGAAAATTGCAGCTTACGCATTAACAGAGCCAGGTTCAGGATCGGATGCATTAGGTGCAAAGGCTACTGCTAAATTAAATGCAGAAGGCACTCACTATGTAATCAACGGTGAAAAGCAATGGATTACAAACTCAGGCTTTGCTGATGTATTCGTTGTATATGCAAAGGTTGATGGCGAACACTTCTCAGCATTTATCGTTGAAAAGGAATTCTCAGGAGTTTCAACAGGTCCTGAAGAAAAGAAAATGGGGATTAAGGGATCTTCAACTCGTACATTAATTCTTGAAGATGCACTAGTACCAAAGGAAAACCTACTTGGTGAACTTGGTAAAGGTCACGTTATTGCATTCAACATTTTAAACATTGGTCGTTACAAGCTTGCAGTCGGTACAATTGGTGGATCTAAGCGTATTCTTGAAGTTTCAGCACAGTATGCAAACCAACGTCAACAATTCAAGACACCTATTTCAAGCTTCTCATTAATTCAAGAAAAGCTAGCAAATATGTCTACAATGTTATATGCAATGGAAAGCTCTGTTTACCGTACAGTAGGTCTATTTGAAGAAAGATTCTCTAAGCTTTCTGATGAAGAAGTAAAAGACGGCCGTGCTGTAGCAGCTTCTGTAGCTGAATATGCAATTGAATGTTCATTAAATAAAGTGTTCGGTTCAGAAACACTTGATTATATCGCGGATGAAGGTGTGCAAATCCACGGTGGATATGGCTTCATGCAAGAATATGAAGTAGAAAGAGCATACCGTGATTCACGTATTAACCGTATTTTCGAAGGTACAAACGAAATTAACCGTTTATTAGTACCTGGTACATTCGTACGTAAAGCAATGAAGGGTGAGCTTCCTTTATTCCAAAAGGCAATGGCACTTCAAGAAGAATTAATGATGTTAATGCCGGAAGAAGTAGGCGAAGAAGTACTTGAGCAAGAAAAGTACTTAGTACGCAATGCGAAGAAAATCGGTTTACTACTTGCTGGTTTAGCAGCTCAAAAGTTTGGTAAAGCACTTGAAAAAGAACAAGAAATTTTGGTTAACATTGCAGATATTATTAACGATGTTTTCGCAATGGAATCAGCTTTACTTCGTACGGAAAAAGCAATTAATAATACAGGTCTTGAAAAGAACAAGCAAAAAGTTCTATACACTCAAGTATTCTGTCAAGAAGCATTCAACCGTATTGAAGCTCATGCAAAAGAAACACTTATTGCAACAGAGCAAGGTGATACACTACGTATGATGCTATCTGCATTAAAGAAATTTACTCGTCACACTCCGATCAATGTTATTGCAAAGAAGCGTGAAATCGCAGCAAGCATCATCGAAGCTGAGAAGTTTACAGTATAA